The following DNA comes from Pelagicoccus enzymogenes.
GCCCACATCGAGCGGCGAAGGCCGCGAGGCTTTCGTTTCCTCTCAGCGGACGCGCCAAGCGAAAAAGGCCCGGCAACCCTAGCTAAGAGCTAGGGCAACCGAGCCTTCAAGCTACCCAATAAACAAAAACTACAAACGCGGCAGGGTGAGTCCGCCGTCGATCATGATGACCTGACCTGTCGAATACGGAAAGTCCCCGCGGGCAAGGCTCGAGACTGCTTTACCAATATCGTCTGGGAATCCCCAACGCTTGGTCACGCAGAGACCGTCCTCAATCAGCTTGTCGTACTTTTCCGTAACGCCGGAAGTCATGTCCGTCTTAGTCACCCCTGGACGCACTTCGTAGACCGGGATTCCAAACTCGCCCAGGCGAGCAGCGAAGAGCGACGTCACCATGCTCAATCCCGCCTTGGCGATACAGTATTCGCCGCGGTTTACCGAAATAACTGTCGCCGAAATCGAGGACACGTTAACGATCGCTCCCGAAAACGTTTCGTCTTCCTTCTTGGCCGCGACCATATCGTTGGCAACCGCTTGCGTTAGAAAGAAAGCTCCCTTGAGGTTCGTATCTACCACGAAATCGTAACTCTCCTCAGTTGTCTCCAAAATGTCGAGACGCTGTTTCGGGGCGACGCCAGCATTGTTGACTAGAAGGTTTAGTGCTCCCCCAGCCGCTTTGCGAGCAACCTCCAGGATCGCTTCGCGTCCCTCTACACTTCCGATATCCCCGCGCGCATAAGCAACTGAAACACCTTCCGCCCGCAGAGATTCCAACGGCTCGCTCACCCCTTCCTCCGGCCGCATACCATTGATGACTAGATCCCAACCTTCCTTGGCCAAAGCCAAAGCGATACCGTATCCAATCCCTCGAGACCCACCTGTTACTAAAGCTGTCTTCTTCATATTCTAAAAATTCTTGAACTTAACGCTAGATAGGCGCGGCTCGCTACCTGCTCCCCGCGCCTATCGTGACTCTTCATTATCGCAAATTGCTAGGCGAGGTCTACGAGATCGACCCACTTGCGCTCTTCCCAGCTCTTGATACCGAGCTCCGCAAGCTGCACGCCCTTGGCGCCTTCGAGAAGCGTCCAGCGGAACGGCTCGTCGAGCACCACGTGCTTGAGGAACATTTCCCACTGCACCTTGAAGGCGTTGTCGTAAACTTCTTGGTCGGGTACTTTGGACCAGTCGTCGTAGAAGTTGATCGGCTGATCGATGTCCGGATTCCAGACGGGCTTCGGCGTGTTGCTATAGTGCTGGATGTAGCAATCGCGCAGACCGGCGACCGCAGATCCCTTTTCTCCGTCTACGTGCAAGGTAAGCAAGTCGTCGCGGCGAACACGCGTCACCCACGATGAGTTGAAGTTGACAATAATTTCTCCGTCGGGGCCATCGATTTCAAACATCGCATAGGCAGCATCGTCTGCAGTGCACTTGTAGGTCTTACCTTGCTCGTCCACGCGCTCCTTGATGTGCGTCGCGCCGCGGCACTGCACCGACTTGACGGGACCAAAAATATTATCGAGCACGTAACGCCAGTGGCAGAGCATGTCGATGATCATGCCACCTCCATCTTCCTTGCGGTAGTTCCAAGATGGTCGCTGGGCAGGCACGGTGTCGCCCTCAAACACCCAGTATCCAAAATCTCCAGTCACGGAAACGATGCGACCTAGGTAGCCGTTTTGGATCGCGCGCTGCAGCTTGACGAGGCCGGGAAGCCAGAGCTTGTCTTGTACGACACCGTTCTTGACGCCCTTTTCTTCACAGAATTTGAAGAGGTCTAGGGCTGTTTCGGTATCGATTGCAGTGGGCTTCTCGCAGTACACATGCTTGCCGGCGGTGGCTGCTGCCTTAACCGCGTCCGCACGACGCAACGTAGTCTGGGCGTCAAAATATATAGGATAGGCGGGATCTGACATTACACTATCGAGGTCTGTAGTGTACTTCTCGATACCTGTAAGCTCGCAAAGCTCCTTGAGCTTCACCTCGTTGCGACCCACGAGAATCGGGTCCGGCATGATAAACTCAGTTGGGCTGACGTGTACGCCTCCTTGCTTGATGATCTCCACGATAGAACGCAGGAGATGCTGATTCTTGCCCATGCGGCCCGTGACGCCGTTCATGATGATGCCAATCTTATGTACTTTCATGATCTATAACTGATTTGTACCTGCTCTAAATAAATCGAGGAGGGGGTTACTTTGTGTCTAAAAAAGCTTGTTTGATTTTCTCAAGGTACTCGTCCTGGTCCA
Coding sequences within:
- a CDS encoding 3-ketoacyl-ACP reductase; amino-acid sequence: MKKTALVTGGSRGIGYGIALALAKEGWDLVINGMRPEEGVSEPLESLRAEGVSVAYARGDIGSVEGREAILEVARKAAGGALNLLVNNAGVAPKQRLDILETTEESYDFVVDTNLKGAFFLTQAVANDMVAAKKEDETFSGAIVNVSSISATVISVNRGEYCIAKAGLSMVTSLFAARLGEFGIPVYEVRPGVTKTDMTSGVTEKYDKLIEDGLCVTKRWGFPDDIGKAVSSLARGDFPYSTGQVIMIDGGLTLPRL
- a CDS encoding Gfo/Idh/MocA family protein, encoding MKVHKIGIIMNGVTGRMGKNQHLLRSIVEIIKQGGVHVSPTEFIMPDPILVGRNEVKLKELCELTGIEKYTTDLDSVMSDPAYPIYFDAQTTLRRADAVKAAATAGKHVYCEKPTAIDTETALDLFKFCEEKGVKNGVVQDKLWLPGLVKLQRAIQNGYLGRIVSVTGDFGYWVFEGDTVPAQRPSWNYRKEDGGGMIIDMLCHWRYVLDNIFGPVKSVQCRGATHIKERVDEQGKTYKCTADDAAYAMFEIDGPDGEIIVNFNSSWVTRVRRDDLLTLHVDGEKGSAVAGLRDCYIQHYSNTPKPVWNPDIDQPINFYDDWSKVPDQEVYDNAFKVQWEMFLKHVVLDEPFRWTLLEGAKGVQLAELGIKSWEERKWVDLVDLA